In Aegilops tauschii subsp. strangulata cultivar AL8/78 chromosome 3, Aet v6.0, whole genome shotgun sequence, one genomic interval encodes:
- the LOC109776939 gene encoding serine/threonine-protein kinase Aurora-2 yields the protein MAISTDSRGEEKPSQHSQEEKRWVLSDFDVGKALGRGKFGHVYLAREKRSSHIVALKVLFKSQLKQSQVEHQLRREVEIQSHLRHPNILRLYGYFYDQTRVYLILEHAAKGELYKELQRCKHFSERRSATYIASLARALIYLHGKHVIHRDIKPENLLVGLQGELKIADFGWSVHTFNRRRTMCGTLDYLPPEMVEKTEHDYHVDIWSLGILCYEFLYGLPPFEAKEHSETYRRIVKVDLKFPSKPFVSPAAKDLISQMLVKNSAHRLPLHKVLEHPWIVQNADPSGVYRG from the exons ATGGCGATCTCCACCGATTCGCGCGGCGAGGAGAAG CCTTCGCAGCATTCTCAGGAGGAGAAGCGGTGGGTGTTGTCTGACTTTGATGTTGGGAAGGCACTTGGCAGGGGCAAGTTTGGCCATGTCTACTTGGCCAGAGAAAAGAGG AGTAGTCATATTGTGGCTTTGAAAGTTCTTTTCAAGAGCCAACTAAAACAATCCCAGGTGGAGCATCAGTTACGGCGCGAAGTGGAGATACAGAGTCACCTTAGACACCCCAATATTCTTCGCCTATATGGGTATTTTTATGATCAG ACCCGTGTTTACCTAATCTTGGAACATGCCGCAAAAGGAGAGCTGTACAAGGAGTTGCAGAGATGCAAGCATTTTTCTGAAAGACGCTCGGCAACT TACATTGCTTCATTGGCCCGTGCCCTCATCTATCTTCATGGGAAGCACGTGATACATCGAGATATTAAACCGGAAAACCTTTTAGTTGGACTACAG GGAGAGTTGAAGATTGCAGACTTTGGCTGGTCTGTTCATACCTTCAACCGAAGAAGGACAATGTGTGGGACTCTAGATTATCTGCCTCCTGAAATGG TGGAGAAGACAGAGCACGATTACCATGTAGACATATGGAGCTTGGGCATCCTATGTTATGAATTCCTTTATGGGCTCCCACCTTTTGAAGCCAAAGAACACTCTGAGACGTATCGAAG GATAGTAAAAGTGGACCTGAAGTTCCCGTCCAAACCGTTTGTATCTCCTGCTGCAAAGGACCTCATTTCACAG ATGCTTGTGAAGAATTCAGCTCATCGCCTGCCCCTCCATAAGGTTCTGGAGCACCCCTGGATCGTCCAAAACGCCGACCCCTCGGGCGTGTACAGAGGGTAG